One window of the Eucalyptus grandis isolate ANBG69807.140 chromosome 8, ASM1654582v1, whole genome shotgun sequence genome contains the following:
- the LOC104417523 gene encoding major allergen Pru ar 1-like, with protein sequence MGVFSFTNEYVSTVPSARLFKALILDSHNLIPKLMTQAIKSIDIIQGNGGAGTIKQINIISGSRLISIKDRVDELNEETFTYKCSMMDRKEKFESIVHVVKLEPTPEGGSKNMIMTTYNTKGDAEFKEQDKASNKSVLEMYKLTEAYLLQNPDAYA encoded by the exons ATGGGCGTGTTCAGTTTCACGAATGAATACGTTTCGACGGTTCCGTCGGCAAGGTTGTTCAAGGCTCTAATTCTGGACTCGCATAACCTAATTCCCAAACTCATGACTCAAGCTATCAAGAGTATTGACATCATCCAAGGCAATGGAGGGGCTGGAACCATTAAGCAGATCAACATTATTAGTG GTAGTCGGCTTATCAGCATCAAGGATCGTGTGGATGAACTGAACGAGGAGACATTCACGTACAAGTGCTCCATGATGGATCGGAAGGAGAAGTTTGAATCTATTGTTCACGTTGTCAAACTTGAGCCGACGCCAGAAGGCGGGAGCAAGAACATGATTATGACCACATACAACACCAAGGGTGATGCTGAGTTCAAAGAACAAGATAAGGCGAGCAACAAGAGTGTTCTGGAAATGTACAAGCTTACCGAAGCATACCTCCTCCAAAACCCCGATGCTTATGCTTGA
- the LOC104417524 gene encoding protein GAMETE EXPRESSED 2 — protein sequence MAGLFNVIITEDSFKVMDSSLHFQVVPGPVYASVFPVSWLGLVHEFAAGTKAALLVLPKDAFGNNISSVDVPLDSYNFTIFSLYANNSVASTPNITSLSWNEFGYIIIEFTVSMAGNFSLQVLGQGQNLNGSPLPFQVNPGPLDISSCLAKWMSDTTAWQIFSKVEIFIYQLDQSGNLVSGLYVFDVDVAENGTNMSIPIVDLHFEEVAPGIQLFSFSAVEVGNFWLRIFDAKHGKSIANMPYAFTIFTGYCDASKSVVNGSGLNSSMAGGIEEFSVYLNDLFQYPSPVEVNMVRVQIVREIDSYTIWPHIYPVQLINGSAASQVPRFGAMSQTVAAPGPAVDLTNHSGGSMNLRASAFNVIYTPEKSGIYGVYVYCGNVLLNNGHPIKKEVKAGEVNMSVSGVVKYDAKVPKLIKNEVVVRLMDSFYNPIISQHSRLKLEIVSTNSSGSSSWVFTDNGDGSYTVYYIAPDIGTYEMSAAIDGNRFASSPQRINVYGSEYFPKAYEDAVYVWEDESIAIDVLANDYFAANNASIIDFSQPGHGSLLQYGRLLRYTPYKDYYGNDTFLYTISDVNGNNATASVSIVVLKIPPQFVSFPTQLQAIEDTTCPKFGGYSGLRIAYADFAENISVSLSAQFGTVSLSPMLMEFWQGGIFVSRDSGEAKELILQGRVEAVNSALESFQYLGNQNFSGEDTIRASARNGNGKNDLDISMVVKPINDPPFFRVPEFVILKFNGDEALIFDRERDNFDFFAGDPDLLHFSGGGSLFLVEFSVEVSDGFLVTSLPAELINSTELKLRITYQWQPLQTYVTISKYFKVKAAGIRFRGRVEDCNNVMQQLFYHGRGNGAVLTLSLNDLGNYGCYPDCVEMSSLPLYTEASVNLIGRNLMSPLLAHSLGSAIVIEFILMSYIGVALLYFTCKCAILLVNERRRSELRNPSRTDVHDVQNQDSSSHSSENANHFSGHRSSSLLLSGQHSTFRQRLGRNSRRDASTRDAHFSQSASNHSPGTPQRSIIPLSIGKGYKDAV from the exons ATGGCCggtttgttcaatgtgatcatCACTGAGGACAGTTTCAAAGTGATGGATTcatctctccatttccaagttGTCCCAG GTCCTGTCTATGCATCCGTCTTCCCTGTCTCATGGCTTGGGCTTGTGCATGAGTTTGCGGCAGGAACGAAAGCTGCCCTTTTGGTCCTTCCAAAGGATGCATTTGGGAATAATATATCCTCAGTGGACGTGCCACTAGACTCGTACAATTTCACGATATTTTCACTCTATGCAAATAATTCAGTCGCAAGCACACCAAACATCACTTCCTTGAGTTGGAATGAATTCGGGTACATCATCATCGAGTTTACAGTTTCGATGGCCGGAAATTTCTCTCTACAGGTTTTAGGGCAAGGACAAAACCTCAATGGCTCTCCACTTCCCTTCCAAGTGAATCCAG GACCTCTAGATATTTCCAGCTGTCTAGCTAAGTGGATGTCTGACACAACTGCTTGGCAAATATTTTCAAAGGTGGAAATCTTCATATACCAGCTAGATCAGAGCGGAAACCTCGTTTCGGGACTATATGTATTCGATGTTGATGTGGCAGAAAATGGCACAAATATGTCCATTCCTATAGTGGATTTGCACTTTGAAGAAGTGGCACCGGGAATACAGTTATTTTCCTTCAGCGCTGTAGAAGTAGGCAACTTCTGGCTCAGGATATTCGACGCAAAGCATGGCAAAAGCATAGCGAACATGCCATATGCTTTTACTATCTTCACAG GCTATTGCGACGCATCAAAAAGCGTCGTAAATGGTTCTGGTTTAAACAGTTCCATGGCGGGAGGGATTGAGGAATTTTCAGTCTACTTGAATGACCTTTTCCAGTACCCATCTCCAGTTGAAGTCAACATGGTCCGAGTGCAAATCGTAAGGGAAATCGACTCTTACACAATATGGCCACACATATACCCTGTGCAGTTGATCAATG GAAGTGCAGCGAGTCAGGTACCGAGGTTCGGTGCTATGAGCCAGACAGTAGCCGCTCCAGGGCCTGCTGTTGACCTGACTAACCAT TCTGGCGGGAGCATGAATTTGCGTGCCAGTGCTTTCAATGTGATTTATACACCTGAGAAGAGTGGGATCTACGGTGTTTATGTCTACTGTGGAAATGTATTACTGAATAATGGTCATCCAATCAAAAAGGAAGTGAAAGCAG GTGAAGTTAACATGTCAGTTTCTGGAGTTGTGAAATATGATGCTAAGGTTCCGAAGCTGATTAAAAACGAAGTTGTAGTGAGGCTGATGGACTCATTCTACAACCCCATAATCTCACAACATTCAAGGTTGAAATTGGAGATTGTTTCGACAAACAGTTCCGGATCTTCAAGTTGGGTTTTTACAGACAATGGCGACGGGTCATATACCGTTTACTACATTGCACCAGACATTGGGACTTATGAGATGAGTGCGGCAATTGATGGAAACCGCTTTGCATCATCTCCCCAGAGGATCAATGTGTACGGCa GCGAGTATTTTCCAAAAGCTTATGAAGATGCAGTATATGTATGGGAGGACGAGTCCATTGCTATTGATGTCCTAGCAAATGATTACTTCGCAGCAAACAACGCAAGTATCATTGACTTTTCTCAG CCAGGTCATGGTTCACTACTTCAGTATGGGCGGCTTCTTAGATACACTCCTTACAAAGATTACTATGGGAATGACACATTCCTTTACACAATATCTGATGTTAATGGCAATAATGCAACCGCTTCTGTAAGCATAGTAGTGCTTAAAATTCCGCCCCAGTTTGTGTCCTTTCCAACTCAACTGCAAGCCATTGAAGATACGACCTGCCCCAAATTCGG AGGTTATTCTGGTCTGAGGATAGCATATGCAGACTTTGCAGAGAACATATCTGTCAGTCTTAGTGCACAGTTTGGGACTGTTTCTTTATCTCCCATGCTGATGGAATTCTGGCAGGGAGGAATTTTTGTGAGTAGAGACAGTGGAGAAGCAAAGGAACTAATTTTACAGGGACGTGTTGAAGCAGTGAATTCAGCTCTAGAGTCATTCCAGTATCTCGG AAATCAGAACTTCAGTGGTGAGGATACAATCCGGGCCTCGGCTAgaaatggaaatggaaagaACGACTTGGATATATCAATGGTCGTCAAACCTATTAATGATCCTCCATTCTTTCGAGTCCCTGAATTTGTCATTCTGAAGTTCAATGGTGACGAAGCTTTGATCTTTGATAGGGAAAGAGACAATTTTGACTTCTTTGCTGGTGATCCGGACCTTCTTCACTTTTCAG GTGGTGGGTCTCTtttcctagttgaattttcagTGGAAGTAAGTGATGGCTTCTTGGTGACCAGCCTACCAGCAGAGCTCATCAACTCAACCGAGCTGAAGCTGAGGATCACTTATCAGTGGCAACCTCTTCAGACTTATGTCACAATCTCGAAATATTTTAAGGTCAAAGCTGCTGGAATCAGGTTCCGAGGAAGAGTCGAGGATTGCAACAATGTAATGCAGCAACTGTTTTATCAT GGTAGAGGAAATGGTGCCGTGTTGACCTTGTCGCTAAACGATTTGGGAAACTATGGTTGCTATCCAGATTGTGTGGAAATGTCATCATTGCCCCTGTACACCGAAGCATCAGTCAATCTGATCGGAAGAAATCTGATGAGTCCACTGCTAGCTCACT CACTTGGATCAGCTATCGTCATTGAATTCATTCTTATGTCCTATATCGGAGTTGCGCTTTTATATTTCACATGCAAATGCGCAATCCTTCTGGTGAATGAAAGGAGACGCAGTGAACTCAGGAATCCAAGTCGAACAGATGTGCATGATGTCCAAAATCAAGAT TCAAGTTCACATTCTTCAGAAAATGCAAATCACTTCTCTGGACATCGCTCAAGCAGTTTGTTGCTCAGTGGGCAGCATTCTACTTTTCGACAGCG GTTGGGCCGTAATTCCCGCCGTGACGCATCCACCAGAGATGCACACTTCTCACAATCGGCAAGCAACCACTCTCCTGGAACTCCACAGCGCAGCATCATTCCACTTTCAATTGGAAAGGGATACAAAGATGCGGTTtga
- the LOC104415168 gene encoding uncharacterized protein LOC104415168: MEMEGIEHRTVAVNGITMHVAIKGPSGGPTVLLLHGFPELWYSWRHQMAGLAALGYRAVAPDLRGFGDTDAPASAAGYTGLSVAGDLAALLDAVAKGEEKVFVVGHDWGAIAAWHLCLFRPDRVKALVNLSVPFTPRHPARKPLESLRAAYGEDYYICRFQEPGEMEAEFAQIGTRRVLEEFLTYRNPGPLFLPKGKGFGHPIDTPIVLPSWLTEEDVDYYTSKYETTGFTGGFNYYRALDLNWELTAPWTGAQIRVPAKFMVGDLDLTYNSPGTKDFIHKGGLKKYVPFLEDVMVMEGVAHFIHEERPQEVTQHIHDFFQITELKAPFRGRETERPREMELQGIEHRTVTVNGIAMHVAIKGSSRSPTVLLLHGFPELWYSWRHQMAGLAALGYRAVAPDLRGFGDTDTPASASAYTSLSVVGDLVALLDAVAKGEEKVFVVGHDWGAVVAWHLSLFRPDRVKALVNLSVPFTPRNPAQKPLESLRAGYGEDYYICRFQEPGEMEAEFAQIGTRRVLEEFLTIRNPDQLFLPKGKAFGYPMDDLIILPSWLTEEDVDYYASKYEKTGFTGGFNYYRALDLNWELTAPWTGAQIRVPAKFIVGDLDLTYTSPGAKDYIHRGGLKKYVPFLEDVVVMQGVAHFIHEERPQEVTHHIHDFFGKF, encoded by the exons atggagatggaaggCATAGAGCACAGGACCGTCGCCGTTAACGGCATCACCATGCACGTGGCGATCAAGGGCCCCTCCGGCGGCCCCACCGTCCTCCTTCTCCACGGCTTCCCGGAGCTCTGGTACTCCTGGCGCCACCAGATGGCGGGGCTCGCCGCCCTGGGGTACCGGGCCGTGGCCCCGGACCTCCGTGGCTTCGGCGACACCGACGCCCCCGCCTCGGCCGCGGGCTACACGGGCCTGAGCGTGGCGGGGGACCTGGCGGCCCTCCTGGACGCCGTGGCTAAAGGAGAGGAGAAGGTGTTCGTGGTGGGGCACGACTGGGGAGCGATCGCGGCGTGGCACTTGTGCCTGTTCCGGCCGGACCGAGTGAAGGCGCTGGTGAACCTCAGCGTCCCGTTCACCCCGCGCCACCCCGCCCGGAAGCCCCTGGAGAGCCTCAGGGCCGCGTATGGTGAAGACTACTACATCTGCAGATTCCAG GAGCCTGGAGAGATGGAAGCTGAGTTTGCTCAGATCGGTACAAGGAGAGTCCTTGAGGAATTCTTGACGTACCGAAACCCAGGCCCGCTTTTCTTGCCGAAAGGGAAAGGGTTTGGGCACCCTATAGACACCCCGATCGTCTTGCCCTCATGGCTGACTGAGGAAGATGTTGACTATTATACTTCCAAGTACGAGACAACAGGGTTTACTGGTGGATTCAACTACTACAGAGCTTTGGATCT GAACTGGGAGCTCACAGCACCGTGGACCGGGGCTCAGATCAGAGTACCGGCCAAGTTCATGGTCGGTGACTTGGACCTCACTTACAATTCTCCAGGCACTAAAGACTTCATACACAAAGGCGGGCTCAAGAAGTATGTGCCTTTTCTAGAGGATGTGATGGTCATGGAAGGAGTGGCTCACTTCATCCATGAGGAAAGACCTCAAGAAGTCACCCAACACATTCATGACTTCTTCCAAAT AACAGAGCTTAAAGCACCCTTCAGAggcagagagacagagagaccgagagagatGGAGTTGCAAGGCATAGAGCACAGGACCGTCACCGTTAACGGCATCGCCATGCACGTGGCGATCAAGGGCTCGTCCCGCAGCCCCACGGTCCTCCTCCTCCATGGCTTCCCGGAGCTCTGGTACTCCTGGCGCCACCAGATGGCCGGCCTCGCCGCCCTCGGGTACCGGGCTGTGGCCCCTGATCTCCGTGGCTTCGGCGACACCGACACCCCCGCCTCGGCCTCGGCCTACACGAGCCTGAGCGTGGTGGGGGACCTGGTGGCCCTCCTGGACGCCGTGGCCAAGGGAGAAGAGAAGGTGTTCGTGGTGGGACATGACTGGGGAGCGGTCGTGGCGTGGCACTTGAGCCTGTTCCGGCCAGACCGCGTGAAGGCGCTGGTGAATCTCAGCGTCCCGTTCACCCCGCGCAACCCGGCCCAGAAGCCCCTGGAGAGCCTCAGGGCCGGGTATGGTGAAGACTACTACATCTGCAGATTCCAG GAGCCTGGAGAGATGGAAGCTGAATTTGCTCAGATTGGTACAAGGAGAGTCCTTGAGGAATTCTTGACGATCCGAAACCCGGACCAGCTTTTCTTGCCAAAAGGGAAAGCATTTGGTTACCCCATGGATGACCTGATCATCTTACCCTCATGGCTGACTGAAGAAGATGTTGACTATTATGCCTCCAAGTACGAGAAAACGGGGTTCACTGGTGGATTCAACTACTACAGAGCTCTGGATCT GAACTGGGAGCTCACAGCACCATGGACCGGGGCTCAGATCAGAGTTCCGGCCAAGTTCATAGTTGGTGACTTGGACCTCACTTACACTTCTCCTGGTGCTAAAGACTACATACACAGAGGCGGGCTCAAGAAGTATGTGCCTTTTCTTGAGGATGTGGTGGTCATGCAAGGAGTGGCTCACTTCATCCATGAGGAAAGACCTCAAGAAGTCACCCACCACATTCATGACTTCTTTGGAAAGTTCTGA